From Shewanella psychrophila, a single genomic window includes:
- a CDS encoding potassium channel family protein yields MTHENKYIVIIGLGRFGMALCHELSQEGAQVLAIDIDEKNVRKAAEFATEAIVADCSDEETISELKLDDYDLAMVAIGEDVNASILTTLVLKEAGVKTVWVKAKDKFHAKILDKIGADKVIQPERDMGVRIAHHMLDQHIFEFIDLGCDIALAEVAVSDKYLGSKLMEHPCAKRSDINLLALKRGVEVDKYPSPEATFDKNDMLIVTGQKDKLIEVLRRL; encoded by the coding sequence ATGACTCATGAAAATAAATATATTGTTATCATCGGCTTAGGTAGGTTTGGTATGGCGCTTTGTCATGAGTTGAGTCAAGAGGGGGCACAGGTACTCGCTATAGACATCGATGAAAAAAATGTACGCAAGGCGGCCGAATTTGCGACTGAGGCCATAGTTGCAGATTGCTCAGATGAAGAAACCATATCTGAGTTGAAACTCGATGATTACGATCTCGCCATGGTAGCGATAGGTGAGGATGTCAACGCCAGTATATTAACCACTCTCGTATTAAAAGAGGCTGGAGTGAAAACGGTTTGGGTAAAAGCCAAAGATAAGTTCCATGCGAAGATTCTGGACAAGATAGGGGCGGATAAAGTCATTCAGCCTGAGCGCGATATGGGAGTCAGAATTGCCCATCACATGCTAGATCAGCATATTTTTGAGTTCATCGATTTAGGCTGCGATATTGCTTTAGCTGAGGTCGCTGTCTCTGATAAGTATTTAGGCAGTAAACTTATGGAGCATCCTTGCGCTAAGCGTAGTGATATTAATTTATTGGCATTGAAAAGAGGCGTAGAAGTCGATAAATACCCGTCACCCGAGGCCACTTTTGATAAAAATGACATGTTGATTGTGACGGGGCAGAAAGATAAATTAATAGAAGTGTTAAGACGACTATGA
- a CDS encoding TrkH family potassium uptake protein — MKFIAHRNTFFPIKAEKSGVKWSEPKIILCSFFVILFPSAILLTLPVFSVTGLSFTDALFTATSAISVTGLGVVDTGTHFRASGKILLMFLMQIGGLGQMTLSAVLLYMFGQRLSLRQQALTKEALGQDKSINIRRLVKHIVVFSLIAELLGFIFLAIRWVPEMGWQTGMFTALFHAVSAFNNAGFSLFSDSLSSYATDPLITFTIASLIIFGGLGFTVISDLRRNGASGFRHFQLHTKIMLLATPCLILFGTLMFWLLEHNNPNTLGQYNLGQQWLVAFFQSVTARTAGFNSVDIALFSQGAFFIMIILMLIGAGSTSTGGGIKVSTFVVVAVATWSFLRQRPHVSIFKRTVPSKTVTKCLAIIVVSGIILSLAMFSLMLTENAPFEQIMFETISAFATVGLTAGLTGNLSEPGKYIMIVVMVIGRIGPLTLAYMLARPNPTLLKYPEDNVFAG; from the coding sequence ATGAAGTTTATTGCTCACAGGAATACTTTCTTTCCAATCAAGGCTGAAAAATCCGGTGTAAAATGGTCTGAACCTAAGATCATCTTGTGCAGTTTTTTTGTTATTTTATTTCCTTCCGCGATATTGCTGACCCTGCCGGTATTCTCTGTTACTGGTTTAAGCTTTACCGATGCATTGTTTACGGCGACGTCGGCGATCAGTGTGACTGGATTAGGTGTGGTCGATACTGGCACACACTTCAGAGCGAGCGGTAAAATATTATTGATGTTCTTGATGCAGATAGGTGGCTTAGGTCAGATGACTCTCTCTGCTGTATTGCTTTATATGTTTGGTCAGCGTCTAAGTTTGCGCCAACAAGCATTAACCAAGGAGGCGCTTGGCCAGGATAAGTCTATTAATATAAGGCGATTAGTGAAGCACATCGTCGTCTTTTCCCTGATTGCCGAATTGTTAGGTTTTATCTTTCTGGCCATACGTTGGGTGCCGGAAATGGGCTGGCAGACAGGCATGTTTACCGCTCTTTTTCATGCGGTATCGGCATTCAATAATGCCGGTTTTTCACTATTTTCAGATAGCTTGAGTTCCTACGCCACTGATCCCTTGATCACTTTCACTATAGCTAGTCTGATCATCTTTGGAGGTTTGGGTTTTACAGTTATCTCAGATCTCAGGCGCAATGGTGCAAGTGGTTTTCGCCATTTTCAGTTGCATACTAAGATAATGCTGCTTGCCACACCATGTTTGATCTTGTTCGGTACCTTGATGTTCTGGCTACTGGAGCATAATAATCCGAATACATTAGGGCAATACAATCTGGGGCAACAATGGTTGGTGGCCTTCTTTCAGTCCGTCACAGCGCGAACCGCAGGTTTTAACAGCGTCGATATCGCACTGTTCAGCCAGGGGGCCTTTTTTATCATGATCATTCTGATGTTGATTGGCGCAGGTTCTACATCTACTGGGGGAGGGATAAAGGTGTCCACATTTGTGGTTGTGGCTGTGGCTACCTGGTCTTTCCTAAGACAGCGTCCTCATGTATCCATTTTTAAACGTACCGTGCCATCGAAAACGGTGACTAAATGTTTGGCCATCATAGTGGTCAGCGGCATCATATTGTCACTGGCCATGTTCAGTCTTATGCTCACTGAAAATGCACCTTTCGAACAGATCATGTTCGAGACTATTTCGGCATTTGCCACCGTGGGGTTGACAGCGGGCTTAACGGGCAATTTATCGGAACCTGGTAAATACATCATGATAGTGGTGATGGTCATAGGTCGTATTGGCCCATTGACACTGGCCTACATGCTGGCAAGACCCAATCCCACCTTGCTAAAATATCCGGAAGATAACGTATTTGCTGGCTGA
- a CDS encoding D-amino acid dehydrogenase produces MQVIVLGGGVIGLTSAWYLAQAGHEVTVIERQLSSGEETSFANAGQISYGYSSPWAAPGIPTKALKWLIQKHAPLKIKPGMSPALYLWASKMLANCNQASYQINKSRMLRVANYSRDCLIELRQSHAIDYEGRQQGTLQVFRSHAQIDAVAKDIKLLQESGTRYQKLDVQACIEAEPALAQVKEKLVGGLRLPDDETGDCYLFCQQLVALAKQAGVSFKFGVEISGLNRTDGKISSVSTSIGELKADAYVVALGSYSAALLAPLGLSAPVYPVKGYSLTLPITDEALAPVSTVMDETYKVAITRFKQRIRVAGTAELSGYNLDLSDQRKATIAMVVNDLFPGGGDIDKAEFWTGLRPMTPDGTPIIGKTPITNLFTNTGHGTLGWTMACGSGKLLADQVSGIAPDIDPQGLDIFRYS; encoded by the coding sequence ATGCAGGTTATTGTACTCGGTGGTGGCGTCATAGGCCTAACATCGGCCTGGTATCTGGCGCAAGCCGGACATGAGGTCACTGTTATCGAACGCCAGCTCAGCAGCGGAGAAGAAACCAGCTTCGCCAATGCAGGCCAGATTTCCTACGGTTACTCCTCTCCTTGGGCCGCTCCCGGAATTCCCACTAAGGCATTAAAGTGGCTCATTCAGAAACACGCCCCCTTAAAAATTAAGCCCGGCATGTCACCAGCTCTCTATCTATGGGCAAGTAAGATGTTGGCCAACTGCAATCAAGCCAGCTATCAAATCAATAAATCACGTATGTTACGTGTGGCCAATTACAGCCGGGACTGTTTAATTGAGTTACGACAAAGCCATGCCATAGACTATGAAGGTCGCCAGCAAGGTACCTTACAGGTTTTTCGCAGTCACGCCCAAATAGATGCCGTCGCTAAAGATATCAAGCTACTGCAAGAAAGTGGTACTCGCTACCAGAAACTTGATGTTCAAGCCTGTATTGAAGCAGAGCCCGCATTAGCACAAGTCAAAGAGAAGCTCGTCGGCGGATTACGCCTACCCGACGATGAAACCGGAGACTGCTACCTGTTCTGCCAGCAACTGGTCGCCTTGGCGAAACAGGCTGGTGTCAGCTTTAAATTCGGCGTCGAGATCTCAGGGCTCAATCGCACTGATGGTAAGATAAGCTCGGTATCCACCAGTATCGGCGAGCTAAAAGCCGATGCCTATGTGGTCGCCTTAGGCAGCTACTCCGCCGCCCTACTCGCCCCATTAGGCCTGTCAGCGCCAGTCTACCCGGTTAAAGGCTACTCGCTAACCTTGCCCATAACAGATGAAGCGCTCGCTCCGGTTTCCACTGTGATGGATGAGACCTATAAGGTCGCCATCACACGTTTTAAGCAGCGCATTCGCGTGGCAGGAACCGCTGAACTCTCGGGCTATAATCTCGACTTAAGTGATCAACGCAAGGCAACCATTGCCATGGTAGTCAATGATCTGTTCCCTGGAGGCGGGGATATAGACAAGGCCGAATTCTGGACAGGGCTTAGACCCATGACTCCAGATGGCACACCGATCATAGGTAAGACTCCCATCACTAACCTGTTTACCAATACCGGACACGGCACTTTGGGCTGGACCATGGCTTGTGGTTCGGGAAAATTGCTAGCCGATCAGGTGAGTGGTATCGCGCCCGATATCGACCCCCAAGGCTTAGACATCTTCCGCTATTCTTGA
- the gcvT gene encoding glycine cleavage system aminomethyltransferase GcvT, with protein MTQEVPRLLKTPCYELHVEAGARMVPFAGYEMPVQYPLGVKKEHLHTRASAGLFDVSHMGQLRLHGPNAAKALEALVPVDILDLPQGKQRYALFTNDNGGLQDDLMVSNFGDHLFLVVNAACKNQDIAHLRHHLPEDVEIEILEDRALLALQGPLAAKVLARHIPYSADMVFMGSRVLKFDGVDCIIGRAGYTGEDGFEISIPAEHADRLTRLLLSEAEVEWIGLGARDSLRLESGLCLYGHDIDTTTTPVEASLLWAISKARRADGVRPGGFPGAELILDQIATKAVSRKRVGMIGLGKAPVREGAALYNEQNEEIGIITSGTAGPSFGSPIAMGYVAKEFASLDTLVFAEVRGKKMPMKIAKMPFVEQRYYRG; from the coding sequence ATGACACAAGAAGTACCAAGGTTATTAAAAACCCCATGTTACGAGCTACATGTAGAAGCGGGTGCCAGAATGGTGCCTTTTGCAGGCTACGAAATGCCAGTTCAATACCCCTTGGGAGTCAAGAAGGAGCATCTGCACACCCGCGCCTCTGCCGGCCTATTCGATGTTTCCCATATGGGTCAGTTACGCTTACATGGCCCCAATGCCGCCAAGGCACTTGAGGCTCTAGTACCAGTGGATATATTGGATCTTCCCCAAGGCAAACAGAGATATGCCCTGTTCACCAATGATAATGGTGGCCTTCAGGACGATCTCATGGTGAGTAATTTTGGTGATCATCTGTTCCTTGTGGTCAATGCTGCGTGTAAAAACCAGGACATCGCACATCTGCGTCATCACTTGCCTGAAGATGTAGAAATAGAGATCCTTGAAGACCGAGCACTACTCGCACTTCAGGGACCACTCGCAGCTAAGGTGCTGGCGCGCCACATCCCCTACTCTGCCGACATGGTCTTCATGGGTTCCAGAGTACTCAAGTTCGATGGCGTAGACTGCATCATTGGCCGAGCAGGCTATACTGGCGAAGACGGCTTCGAAATATCAATACCGGCAGAACATGCCGACAGGCTGACACGTCTACTGCTCAGTGAAGCTGAAGTCGAGTGGATTGGGCTTGGCGCACGTGATTCTTTGAGGCTCGAATCAGGTCTATGTCTCTATGGACACGATATCGATACCACAACCACACCAGTAGAAGCTAGCCTGCTCTGGGCCATCAGCAAGGCACGCCGGGCAGACGGCGTTCGTCCGGGCGGTTTCCCAGGGGCTGAATTAATATTGGATCAGATAGCCACCAAAGCGGTGAGCCGTAAGCGCGTCGGTATGATTGGCCTTGGCAAGGCTCCGGTACGTGAAGGTGCAGCTTTATACAATGAACAAAACGAGGAAATAGGCATTATCACCAGTGGTACCGCAGGGCCAAGCTTTGGCTCTCCCATCGCCATGGGTTACGTCGCCAAGGAGTTCGCCAGTTTAGATACCTTAGTCTTTGCAGAGGTTCGCGGTAAGAAGATGCCGATGAAAATTGCCAAAATGCCATTCGTTGAGCAGAGATATTATCGAGGCTAG
- a CDS encoding alanine/glycine:cation symporter family protein: METITSALSYINGIVWGVPMLAVILGVGLFLTVGLKMMPILKLGSGFKLLWSGRIPNKDKNIKGEISPFNALMTSLSATIGTGNIAGVATAIFLGGPGALFWMWCTALVGMATKFAEAVLAVKYREVDENGNFSGGPMYYIKNGLSSKWAWLGTAFALFGAIAGFGIGNTVQANSVASALDVNFGIDPWITGLVMMVLVGLVLMGGIKRIADVAGKLVPLMATFYIVAGIIVLAINASELPAALALIYTSAFTGTAAEGGFAGAAVWAAIRFGVARGVFSNEAGLGSAPIAHAAAQTKDPVAQGLVAMLGTFIDTLVVCTITGLAIVVSGEWTSGQTGAALTSAAFSSAIPYGNFIVAIALSVFAFTTILGWSVYSEKCVQYLLGPKAVMPFRVLWIIVVPVGAAGSLEFIWLLADTLNAMMAIPNLIALVLLSPVVFKLSKEYFQAKSPIDEDENSVKEPS; the protein is encoded by the coding sequence GTGGAAACTATTACAAGTGCACTATCTTATATCAATGGAATTGTCTGGGGAGTACCCATGTTGGCCGTTATTCTCGGCGTGGGCTTATTCCTAACAGTCGGCCTCAAGATGATGCCGATCCTGAAGCTCGGCAGCGGATTTAAACTCTTGTGGAGTGGACGGATCCCCAACAAAGACAAAAACATCAAGGGAGAGATCAGTCCGTTCAACGCCCTAATGACATCACTGTCAGCCACCATAGGCACAGGTAATATCGCCGGTGTTGCAACGGCCATTTTCCTCGGCGGTCCCGGAGCTCTATTCTGGATGTGGTGTACCGCACTGGTTGGTATGGCAACTAAGTTTGCAGAAGCCGTGCTGGCGGTTAAGTACCGTGAAGTTGACGAAAATGGCAACTTCAGCGGCGGCCCCATGTATTACATCAAGAACGGCCTCTCCAGTAAGTGGGCCTGGCTAGGTACCGCATTCGCCTTATTTGGCGCCATCGCAGGCTTCGGCATAGGTAACACGGTACAAGCAAACTCCGTGGCTAGCGCCCTCGATGTCAACTTCGGTATTGATCCATGGATCACTGGCCTCGTCATGATGGTGTTGGTCGGTCTAGTGCTCATGGGAGGGATAAAACGTATCGCAGATGTCGCAGGTAAGCTGGTTCCCCTTATGGCTACCTTCTACATAGTCGCAGGTATCATCGTTCTTGCCATCAATGCATCTGAACTACCAGCAGCCTTAGCTCTGATCTATACCAGTGCATTTACAGGCACGGCGGCCGAAGGTGGGTTCGCCGGTGCAGCGGTATGGGCAGCAATACGATTTGGTGTGGCTCGTGGCGTATTCTCTAACGAAGCTGGTTTAGGTAGTGCCCCCATAGCCCATGCGGCGGCGCAGACAAAAGATCCTGTCGCTCAGGGTCTGGTTGCCATGCTAGGTACTTTTATCGATACCTTAGTCGTGTGTACGATTACGGGCCTCGCTATCGTCGTGTCCGGCGAATGGACCAGTGGCCAAACAGGCGCGGCGCTCACTTCTGCCGCCTTTTCTAGCGCCATCCCCTACGGTAACTTTATTGTCGCCATCGCCCTGTCTGTCTTCGCTTTCACTACCATCTTAGGTTGGAGTGTATACAGCGAAAAATGTGTGCAATACCTGCTCGGTCCTAAGGCTGTGATGCCATTTCGTGTGTTATGGATCATAGTCGTACCCGTTGGCGCCGCAGGATCATTAGAATTCATCTGGTTATTAGCCGATACCCTCAACGCCATGATGGCCATTCCAAACCTCATCGCCTTAGTACTCCTTAGCCCAGTGGTGTTCAAGTTGAGTAAAGAGTACTTCCAAGCTAAGAGTCCTATTGATGAAGATGAAAACAGCGTAAAAGAGCCAAGTTAA
- a CDS encoding helix-turn-helix domain-containing protein, with protein MIENGVTDVYPSIALTRSEGGESKVDSVNIGEQLKAIRTKNKLTLEEASKLTGLAKSTLSKIENEQISPTFMVMQKLAAGLEIDLPQLFTKPKTLLATGRRDITKAGEGKQQLTPTYEHELLSTQLSNKKMLPYRTCVHSRSFDEYKDWVRHEGEEFLYVLEGQVQLLTEFYEPATLNVGDSAYYDATMGHAVISLSEKDAHILWITSA; from the coding sequence ATGATTGAGAACGGTGTGACCGATGTTTATCCCTCTATCGCCCTAACAAGAAGCGAAGGTGGCGAGAGTAAAGTAGATTCCGTAAACATAGGTGAGCAACTCAAGGCCATCAGAACCAAGAATAAGCTCACTCTTGAAGAAGCCAGTAAACTCACAGGATTAGCCAAGTCCACCCTGTCTAAAATTGAAAATGAGCAGATATCGCCCACTTTTATGGTGATGCAGAAGTTAGCAGCAGGGTTAGAAATAGATCTGCCTCAGCTGTTCACTAAGCCTAAGACTCTGTTGGCAACCGGGCGCAGAGATATCACTAAGGCGGGAGAGGGAAAACAACAACTCACTCCGACCTATGAGCATGAACTACTCTCGACTCAACTGAGTAACAAGAAGATGTTGCCCTACAGGACCTGTGTCCACTCTCGTTCATTCGACGAATACAAGGATTGGGTGCGCCACGAAGGCGAAGAGTTTCTCTATGTGTTAGAGGGACAGGTACAGTTACTCACAGAATTTTATGAACCAGCCACCTTAAATGTGGGTGACTCAGCTTACTATGATGCCACCATGGGCCATGCTGTCATATCTCTCAGTGAAAAAGATGCGCACATTCTGTGGATCACCTCAGCTTAG
- a CDS encoding L-serine ammonia-lyase, producing MAHSIFDLFKVGIGPSSSHTVGPMVAANRFAKELVTQDLLQEVVKVRVELFGSLALTGKGHATDNACVLGLMAESPECLDADNIPGLLALVKDTGELPLSGKRWIYFSSEEDLIFHYHTSLPEHPNAMTIKALDEEGAIVLSRTYFSVGGGAVVGEHDPQQAISSSLAYPYASARELLAHCSQTGLSIAEIILANEAALGEKEAEIKLLSLWRVMSGCIERGLAQKGVLPGSIKLKRRARALHQRLQALDVEGSIQQGGIDTLDWVNLYAMAVNEENAAGGRVVTAPTNGAAGVIPAVLAWFIKFKSDKDEDIVTFLLTAGAVGLLFKQNASISAAEVGCQGEIGVACSMAAAGLTAALGGSPEQVENAAEIGMEHNLGLTCDPIDGLVQVPCIERNTMGAVKAINASRLALLSDGTHYVHLDDVIKTMHQTGLDMMSKYKETSQGGLAINVIAC from the coding sequence ATGGCTCACAGTATTTTCGATTTATTTAAGGTTGGCATAGGACCATCGAGTTCCCACACGGTAGGCCCTATGGTCGCGGCGAATCGTTTTGCGAAAGAACTGGTGACTCAAGATTTGTTGCAAGAGGTAGTTAAAGTGCGAGTCGAGTTATTTGGCTCTCTGGCACTGACTGGAAAAGGCCACGCCACAGATAACGCCTGTGTATTGGGACTGATGGCTGAATCGCCCGAGTGTCTCGATGCAGATAATATTCCCGGTCTGTTGGCTCTGGTAAAAGATACTGGCGAGCTGCCTCTGTCGGGTAAACGTTGGATCTATTTTTCATCGGAAGAAGATCTCATCTTTCATTATCACACCTCGCTGCCAGAACATCCCAACGCCATGACCATAAAAGCTCTGGATGAAGAGGGGGCAATCGTGCTGAGTCGAACTTACTTCTCTGTTGGTGGCGGTGCTGTAGTTGGGGAACATGATCCACAACAGGCGATAAGTTCGAGCTTAGCTTATCCCTATGCCAGTGCCCGTGAATTGCTAGCACATTGCAGTCAAACCGGGCTCTCAATCGCCGAAATAATTTTGGCTAATGAAGCTGCCCTAGGCGAGAAAGAGGCAGAAATTAAACTACTCTCGTTGTGGCGGGTGATGTCAGGCTGTATTGAGCGTGGCTTAGCACAAAAAGGTGTCTTACCCGGTAGCATCAAACTTAAACGCCGTGCCCGTGCCTTGCATCAAAGGCTGCAGGCTCTCGATGTCGAAGGGAGTATTCAGCAAGGCGGTATCGATACCTTAGACTGGGTCAACCTTTATGCCATGGCGGTGAATGAAGAAAATGCTGCCGGAGGCCGAGTGGTTACCGCGCCCACCAATGGCGCCGCGGGGGTGATCCCCGCCGTACTCGCCTGGTTTATCAAGTTTAAGTCAGATAAAGATGAAGATATCGTGACCTTCCTGTTAACTGCTGGTGCTGTGGGCTTGTTATTTAAACAAAATGCCTCTATCTCGGCAGCCGAAGTGGGCTGTCAGGGAGAGATAGGCGTGGCGTGTTCTATGGCTGCTGCCGGGTTAACGGCGGCGTTGGGCGGGAGCCCTGAGCAGGTAGAAAATGCAGCCGAAATAGGCATGGAGCATAATCTGGGGCTGACCTGCGACCCCATAGACGGCCTGGTACAGGTTCCCTGTATCGAGCGCAATACTATGGGGGCGGTAAAAGCCATTAATGCCAGCCGACTCGCTTTATTGAGCGACGGCACTCATTACGTACATCTCGATGACGTCATCAAGACCATGCATCAAACGGGTCTGGATATGATGTCCAAATACAAAGAAACCTCCCAAGGTGGCCTGGCCATCAATGTCATCGCTTGCTAA
- the glyA gene encoding serine hydroxymethyltransferase: MKSQYTSHQLAHFFGAGLAATDGDIQGAIELESQRQEQQIELIASENIVSKAVMEAQGTSLTNKYAEGYPGRRYYGGCEYVDIVEQLAIDRAKALFGAEFVNVQPHSGAQANGAVFQALLQPGDTILGMSLDAGGHLTHGARPAQSGKWFNAIQYGVKQGDCLVDFEQVEALAREHKPAMIIAGGSAIPRELDFARFRAIADEVGAYLMVDMAHIAGLVATGHHQNPIPHAHIVTTTTHKTLRGPRGGLILTNNQDIAKKINSAVFPGLQGGPLMHVIAGKAVALGEALEPEFKTYIGQVLENAKAMAQTLKSRGCDIVTEGTDTHLMLVDLRPKGLKGNRAEESLERAGITCNKNGIPFDTEKPMVTSGIRLGTPAGTTRGFSREDFIQIGHWIGDVLDGLALNPDDNSDVEQKVLAQVQGLCGKYPLYR, encoded by the coding sequence ATGAAAAGCCAGTACACCTCACACCAACTCGCGCATTTTTTCGGCGCAGGTCTTGCCGCTACTGATGGGGACATTCAAGGCGCTATTGAGCTTGAATCTCAACGACAAGAGCAGCAGATTGAGTTGATAGCCTCGGAAAACATAGTGTCTAAGGCGGTCATGGAAGCCCAAGGCACGTCGTTAACGAATAAGTATGCCGAAGGGTATCCGGGACGCCGTTATTATGGCGGCTGTGAGTATGTTGATATTGTCGAGCAACTGGCCATAGACAGAGCTAAAGCGCTGTTTGGTGCCGAGTTTGTCAACGTGCAGCCTCATTCTGGTGCTCAGGCAAACGGCGCGGTTTTCCAGGCGCTGTTGCAGCCCGGCGATACGATATTAGGCATGTCTCTGGATGCTGGTGGTCACCTGACCCATGGCGCACGCCCAGCGCAATCTGGTAAGTGGTTTAATGCCATTCAATATGGGGTAAAGCAGGGAGATTGTCTGGTGGATTTCGAGCAAGTCGAAGCCCTGGCCAGAGAGCATAAGCCAGCGATGATAATCGCCGGCGGTTCAGCCATTCCTCGCGAGTTAGATTTCGCCCGTTTCAGAGCCATAGCCGATGAAGTGGGGGCTTATCTTATGGTGGATATGGCCCATATCGCAGGTTTAGTGGCCACTGGGCATCATCAGAATCCCATTCCCCATGCACATATCGTGACCACTACGACCCACAAGACATTAAGGGGCCCTCGCGGCGGCTTGATCCTCACCAATAACCAAGATATTGCTAAGAAAATTAACTCGGCAGTGTTCCCCGGTCTGCAAGGCGGCCCCTTGATGCACGTTATTGCAGGCAAGGCCGTGGCACTGGGTGAGGCGTTAGAGCCAGAATTTAAGACTTATATCGGTCAGGTGCTGGAGAATGCAAAAGCCATGGCGCAGACCCTGAAATCCAGAGGCTGCGATATCGTTACCGAAGGCACAGACACACATCTTATGTTAGTGGATCTCAGACCTAAGGGGCTCAAGGGCAACCGGGCTGAGGAGAGCCTCGAACGTGCAGGCATCACCTGTAATAAGAATGGTATTCCTTTCGATACAGAGAAGCCCATGGTCACATCGGGTATTCGATTGGGCACACCAGCGGGCACTACTCGGGGTTTTTCCCGTGAAGACTTTATTCAGATAGGCCACTGGATTGGCGATGTGCTGGACGGCTTAGCGTTAAACCCTGATGACAATAGTGACGTGGAGCAAAAAGTACTGGCACAGGTGCAGGGGCTTTGCGGTAAATACCCCTTGTATCGATAG
- the gcvH gene encoding glycine cleavage system protein GcvH, producing the protein MNAIENNYKFATTHEWVKDNGDGTVLVGISQRAQELLGDVVFVELPEEGDITTAGENFSLIESVKAASDVYAPVSGEVLAVNEALDDSPETVNESPFDEGWIAKIKLSDPADLDNLMSYERYLASLED; encoded by the coding sequence ATGAACGCAATCGAAAATAACTATAAATTTGCCACTACCCATGAGTGGGTGAAAGACAATGGTGATGGCACTGTCTTAGTTGGGATCTCACAACGTGCTCAAGAGCTGTTAGGCGATGTGGTCTTTGTTGAGCTGCCTGAAGAGGGCGATATCACTACAGCCGGTGAAAACTTCTCTTTGATTGAATCGGTTAAAGCCGCATCGGATGTGTATGCGCCTGTATCGGGTGAAGTGCTAGCCGTCAATGAAGCGTTAGATGACAGCCCTGAGACGGTGAATGAATCCCCCTTCGATGAGGGCTGGATAGCTAAGATAAAGCTATCAGATCCTGCAGATTTGGATAACCTCATGAGCTACGAGCGTTATCTCGCTAGCCTCGAAGATTAA